The Rhodoferax sediminis genome has a segment encoding these proteins:
- a CDS encoding aromatic ring-hydroxylating oxygenase subunit alpha, which translates to MTDLSLQLQQAASQLPVSSYFDEALYQREQSTIFQPGPRYVGHQCAVPQVGDYHTLPAEGEGRALVRTPQGVSLISNVCRHRQALILKGRGSLQTSQPGSSGGNIVCPLHRWTYSGGGPDQASPAGTLLGAPHFAQDPCLNLNDYPLQAWNGLLFEANGRDVAADLAHMGPLAALDFSGHVLDRVELHECNYNWKTFIEVYLEDYHVGPFHPGLGQFVSCEDLRWEFKDAYSVQTVGVANRLGKAGSPVYERWQQALLNYRNGQPPRYGAIWLSYYPHIMVEWYPHVLTVSTLYPMGPQKTMNMVEFFYPEEIAAFEREFVEAQQAAYMETCVEDDEIALRMDAGRKALMQRGDNEAGPYQSPMEDGMQHFHEWYRRVMHRAPGQA; encoded by the coding sequence ATGACTGATTTAAGTCTTCAACTGCAGCAGGCCGCAAGCCAACTACCAGTTTCAAGCTACTTTGACGAAGCGCTGTACCAGCGCGAGCAAAGCACTATTTTTCAGCCCGGGCCCCGCTATGTGGGGCATCAGTGCGCCGTGCCCCAGGTGGGGGATTACCACACGCTGCCCGCCGAGGGCGAGGGCCGCGCCCTGGTGCGCACGCCGCAGGGGGTGTCGCTGATCTCCAACGTCTGCCGGCATCGCCAGGCCCTGATCCTCAAGGGCCGCGGCTCGCTGCAGACCAGCCAGCCGGGCAGCTCGGGCGGCAACATCGTATGCCCGCTGCACCGCTGGACCTACAGTGGCGGCGGCCCCGACCAGGCCAGCCCGGCCGGCACCCTGCTGGGGGCGCCGCACTTTGCCCAGGACCCCTGCCTGAACCTGAACGACTACCCGCTGCAGGCGTGGAATGGCCTGCTGTTCGAGGCCAACGGCCGGGACGTGGCCGCGGATCTGGCCCACATGGGCCCGCTCGCCGCGCTCGATTTCTCGGGCCATGTGCTGGACCGCGTCGAACTGCACGAATGCAACTACAACTGGAAAACCTTCATCGAGGTCTACCTGGAGGACTACCACGTCGGCCCGTTCCACCCCGGTCTGGGCCAGTTTGTCAGCTGCGAAGACCTGCGCTGGGAATTCAAGGACGCCTACTCGGTGCAGACCGTGGGCGTGGCGAACCGGCTCGGCAAGGCGGGCAGCCCCGTGTACGAGCGCTGGCAGCAGGCATTGCTGAACTACCGCAATGGCCAGCCGCCGCGCTACGGCGCGATCTGGCTCTCGTACTACCCGCACATCATGGTGGAGTGGTACCCGCACGTGCTCACGGTATCCACCCTGTACCCGATGGGCCCGCAGAAAACCATGAACATGGTGGAGTTCTTCTACCCCGAGGAAATCGCCGCGTTCGAGCGCGAATTTGTCGAGGCGCAGCAGGCCGCCTATATGGAAACCTGCGTGGAAGACGACGAAATCGCGCTGCGCATGGACGCCGGCCGCAAGGCGTTGATGCAGCGCGGCGACAACGAGGCCGGCCCCTACCAGAGTCCGATGGAAGACGGCATGCAGCACTTCCACGAGTGGTACCGGCGCGTGATGCACCGCGCGCCCGGGCAAGCCTGA
- a CDS encoding exodeoxyribonuclease VII small subunit has product MPKAAAQTKTSAPPASYEAALEELEQLVSQLESGKMPLEQLLSGYQRGAELLKFCRDKLEAVESQIKVLDDGVLKPWTQE; this is encoded by the coding sequence ATGCCCAAGGCCGCTGCCCAGACCAAGACATCCGCTCCACCCGCCAGCTACGAGGCGGCGCTGGAAGAGCTCGAACAGCTGGTGAGCCAGCTCGAGTCGGGCAAGATGCCGCTGGAGCAGTTGCTCAGCGGCTACCAGCGCGGGGCCGAGCTGCTGAAGTTTTGCCGCGACAAGCTGGAGGCGGTCGAAAGCCAGATCAAGGTGCTCGACGACGGCGTGCTCAAGCCATGGACACAAGAGTGA
- the dxs gene encoding 1-deoxy-D-xylulose-5-phosphate synthase — MTSLLETINDPADLRRLPRTQLRALADELRAYVLDSVSKTGGHLSSNLGTVELTVALHYVFNTPYDRLVWDVGHQTYPHKILTGRRERMGSLRQLGGLSGFPQRAESEYDTFGTAHSSTSISAALGMALAAKQKGEDRHAVAIIGDGAMSAGMAFEALNNAGVAEGNLLVILNDNDMSISPPVGALNRYLAQLMSGHFYDAAKNVGKQVLRAAPPLFELAKRLEQHAKGMVLPATLFEQFGFNYIGPIDGHDLDALIPTLENIKHLKGPQFLHVVTKKGQGYKLAEADPVAYHGPGKFDPAIGLQKPSTPARQTFTQVFGQWLCDMAEKDPRLVGITPAMREGSGLVEFEKRYPGRYYDVGIAEQHSVTFAAGLASEGLKPVLAIYSTFLQRGYDQLIHDVAIQNLPVVFALDRAGIVGADGATHAGAYDIAFLRCIPNMSVACPADENECRQLLTSAFEQDHPVAVRYPRGAGAGVAIEAGLRALPFGKGEIRRVATGHPADACKGIAIVVFGTLLYPALQAAEKLNATVVNMRWAKPLDTRLLLQVAAGHEALVTLEDGAIMGGAGSAVTEALNAAGVTKPVLQLGLPDKFIEHGDPVRLMALQGLDAAGIEKSITNRFSALVMTGRPALKSVA, encoded by the coding sequence ATGACTTCGCTGCTGGAAACCATCAACGACCCGGCCGACCTGCGCCGGCTGCCGCGCACGCAACTGCGGGCACTGGCCGACGAGCTGCGCGCCTATGTGCTCGACAGCGTGTCCAAAACGGGCGGGCACCTCAGCTCCAATCTCGGCACGGTCGAGCTCACGGTGGCGCTGCATTACGTGTTCAACACGCCCTATGACCGGCTGGTGTGGGACGTGGGCCATCAGACCTATCCGCACAAGATCCTGACCGGGCGGCGCGAACGCATGGGCTCGCTGCGCCAGCTCGGCGGCCTGTCGGGCTTTCCGCAGCGCGCCGAGAGCGAGTACGACACCTTTGGCACGGCGCATTCGAGCACCTCGATCTCGGCGGCCCTGGGCATGGCGCTGGCCGCCAAACAAAAGGGCGAGGACCGCCATGCGGTGGCGATCATCGGCGACGGCGCCATGAGCGCCGGTATGGCGTTCGAGGCGCTCAACAACGCGGGCGTGGCGGAAGGCAACCTGCTGGTGATCCTGAACGACAACGACATGAGCATCAGCCCGCCGGTCGGCGCGCTGAACCGCTATCTGGCGCAGCTGATGAGCGGGCACTTCTACGATGCCGCCAAAAACGTGGGCAAGCAGGTGCTGCGCGCCGCGCCGCCGCTGTTCGAGCTGGCCAAGCGGCTGGAACAGCACGCCAAGGGCATGGTGCTGCCGGCCACGCTGTTCGAGCAGTTCGGCTTCAACTACATCGGCCCGATCGACGGGCACGACCTCGACGCGCTGATTCCCACGCTGGAAAACATCAAGCACCTGAAGGGGCCGCAGTTCCTGCATGTGGTGACTAAAAAAGGCCAGGGCTACAAGCTGGCCGAAGCCGACCCGGTGGCCTACCACGGGCCCGGCAAGTTCGACCCGGCGATCGGGCTGCAAAAGCCCAGCACGCCGGCGCGGCAAACCTTCACCCAGGTGTTCGGCCAGTGGCTGTGCGACATGGCCGAGAAGGACCCACGGCTGGTCGGCATCACGCCCGCCATGCGCGAAGGCTCCGGCCTGGTCGAGTTCGAAAAGCGCTATCCCGGCCGCTACTACGACGTGGGCATTGCCGAGCAGCATTCGGTGACGTTCGCCGCTGGCCTCGCCTCCGAGGGCCTCAAGCCCGTGCTGGCGATTTACTCGACCTTTTTGCAGCGCGGCTACGACCAGCTGATCCACGACGTGGCGATCCAGAACCTGCCGGTGGTGTTTGCGCTGGACCGCGCCGGCATCGTGGGCGCCGACGGCGCAACCCACGCGGGCGCCTACGACATCGCTTTCCTGCGCTGCATTCCGAACATGAGTGTGGCCTGCCCGGCCGACGAGAACGAATGCCGCCAGTTGCTGACCAGCGCGTTCGAGCAGGACCACCCGGTGGCGGTGCGCTATCCGCGCGGTGCCGGCGCCGGCGTCGCGATCGAGGCGGGGCTGCGGGCGCTGCCGTTCGGCAAAGGTGAAATCCGCCGCGTCGCCACCGGCCATCCGGCGGATGCGTGCAAGGGCATCGCCATCGTGGTCTTCGGCACGCTGCTGTACCCGGCGCTGCAGGCGGCCGAGAAGCTCAATGCCACGGTGGTCAATATGCGCTGGGCCAAGCCGCTCGACACCAGGTTGCTGCTGCAGGTCGCGGCCGGGCACGAGGCGCTGGTCACGCTGGAAGACGGCGCCATCATGGGCGGCGCGGGCAGTGCCGTGACCGAGGCCCTGAATGCCGCCGGCGTGACCAAGCCCGTGCTGCAACTGGGCCTGCCCGACAAATTCATCGAGCATGGCGACCCGGTCCGCCTCATGGCGCTGCAGGGACTGGACGCTGCCGGTATCGAAAAATCCATAACGAATCGCTTTTCAGCCCTTGTGATGACTGGGCGACCCGCTCTTAAATCTGTAGCGTGA
- the leuD gene encoding 3-isopropylmalate dehydratase small subunit, which yields MPSFLQGRHSGIVAPLDRANVDTDAIFPKQYGRSTARSGYGDVLFDSWRYLDPGDLGQDHSKRRRNPDFVLNQPALRGATVLLARGNFGCGSSREHAVWALRDYGFKAVMAPSFGDIFRQNCPLGGVAALTLNAGDVDALFAMAQHQVLNVSIDLMAGRVQAGPRSFGFNVSQRERHLLTQDGDWIAATLTQRPAIAAFEAARLTRQPWLAKTLEN from the coding sequence ATGCCATCGTTCCTGCAAGGCCGGCACAGCGGCATCGTGGCGCCGCTGGACCGCGCCAACGTCGATACCGACGCCATCTTCCCCAAGCAGTATGGCCGCTCCACTGCCAGAAGCGGCTACGGCGACGTGCTGTTCGACAGCTGGCGCTATCTCGACCCCGGCGATCTGGGCCAGGACCATTCCAAACGCCGGCGCAACCCGGATTTCGTTCTCAACCAGCCCGCGCTGCGCGGCGCCACGGTGCTGCTGGCGCGCGGCAACTTCGGCTGCGGCTCCAGTCGCGAACATGCGGTATGGGCCCTGCGGGACTATGGCTTCAAGGCCGTCATGGCACCCAGCTTCGGCGACATCTTCCGGCAAAACTGCCCGCTGGGCGGCGTTGCCGCCCTCACCCTGAATGCGGGCGACGTGGACGCCCTGTTTGCCATGGCGCAGCACCAGGTGCTGAACGTCAGCATCGACCTGATGGCCGGCCGCGTGCAGGCTGGCCCGCGGTCCTTCGGCTTCAACGTGAGCCAGCGCGAGCGCCATTTGCTGACGCAGGATGGCGACTGGATCGCCGCCACGCTGACGCAGCGCCCGGCCATCGCCGCCTTCGAAGCGGCACGCCTGACACGCCAGCCCTGGCTGGCCAAAACGCTGGAGAATTGA
- a CDS encoding branched-chain amino acid ABC transporter permease, with product MLEQQLVNALSLGSVYALFALGFTLIFGVLGVINLSHGAVYMVGAYAAEQAVAHLALPLWGALLFAFGFSGFMGLLIDVLVLRPLRARNAPHLIPMIATIGVGIILTNGIQGIFGAENLRFPLGLVPDTTLSLGGLSLTALELGIILLSFVLMALLLLALKKTQLGRALRAIAESPKAAYLLGINVEGLFYLTSFVAAGLGGVAGVLIGLSSNALYPLMGKSMLEKGIAVIILGGMGDIRGALIGGLFLGFAEVLSVAYIGSSMRDAVAFGLLFLILLVRPKGLFGTLLERKV from the coding sequence GTGCTGGAACAGCAACTTGTCAATGCCTTGTCACTCGGGAGCGTTTACGCCCTGTTTGCGCTGGGCTTCACGCTCATCTTCGGCGTGCTGGGCGTCATCAACCTGTCGCATGGTGCGGTCTATATGGTCGGCGCGTATGCGGCTGAACAGGCCGTGGCGCACCTCGCCTTGCCGCTGTGGGGGGCGCTGCTGTTCGCCTTCGGATTCAGTGGCTTTATGGGCCTGCTCATCGACGTCCTGGTGCTGCGCCCGCTGCGCGCACGCAATGCACCGCACCTGATTCCGATGATTGCCACCATTGGCGTGGGCATCATCCTGACCAACGGCATCCAGGGCATTTTTGGCGCAGAGAACCTGCGTTTCCCGCTGGGCCTGGTGCCGGACACCACCTTGAGCCTGGGCGGCTTGAGCCTGACGGCGCTCGAGCTCGGCATCATCCTGCTGTCCTTCGTGCTGATGGCCCTGCTGCTGCTGGCCCTCAAGAAGACCCAGCTCGGGCGCGCACTGCGTGCCATTGCCGAATCGCCCAAGGCGGCCTACCTGCTGGGCATCAACGTCGAGGGCTTGTTTTACCTCACCTCCTTTGTCGCGGCCGGGCTGGGCGGCGTAGCGGGCGTGTTGATCGGCCTGTCTTCCAATGCCCTGTACCCGCTGATGGGCAAGTCCATGCTGGAAAAAGGCATCGCCGTGATCATCCTGGGCGGCATGGGCGACATCCGCGGCGCGCTGATCGGCGGCCTGTTCCTGGGCTTTGCCGAGGTGCTGTCGGTAGCCTATATCGGCTCGAGCATGCGTGACGCCGTGGCCTTCGGCCTGCTCTTCCTGATTTTGCTGGTGCGGCCCAAGGGGCTGTTCGGCACCCTGCTCGAGCGCAAAGTCTAG
- a CDS encoding ABC transporter ATP-binding protein — MSTLLRLDTLSRHFGGLKVLQDVNLEIPQGGIFGLIGPNGAGKTTVFNLITGLLPPTSGRIEFNGQNLAGRTPHDITRLGIARTFQNIRLFKDMSLLENVMVGFHAQLKYGSLGLLASSGLFRSEERRARARAQELLSWVKLDHKASDKADNLSYGEQRKLELARALATNPKLLLLDEPVAGMNSSEKVELMVEIRNISARGYTIFMIEHDMRFVMGLCQDIAVLNFGRIIARGTPDAIRNDPQVIEAYLGREEDEASLDATGATA, encoded by the coding sequence ATGAGCACCTTGCTAAGGCTGGACACACTGTCGCGCCACTTCGGTGGCCTCAAGGTGCTGCAGGACGTGAACCTGGAGATCCCGCAGGGCGGCATCTTCGGCCTGATCGGCCCCAACGGCGCGGGCAAAACCACCGTCTTCAACCTGATCACCGGCCTGCTACCACCCACCAGCGGGCGCATCGAGTTCAACGGCCAGAATCTGGCGGGGCGCACCCCGCACGACATCACGCGCCTGGGCATTGCCCGCACCTTCCAGAACATTCGCCTGTTCAAGGACATGTCGCTGCTGGAGAACGTGATGGTCGGCTTCCATGCGCAACTCAAGTACGGCTCGCTCGGCCTGCTGGCCAGCTCCGGGCTATTCCGCAGCGAGGAGCGCCGGGCCCGGGCGCGCGCGCAGGAGCTGCTGTCGTGGGTCAAGCTGGACCACAAGGCGAGCGACAAGGCCGACAACCTCTCCTACGGCGAGCAGCGCAAGCTGGAGCTGGCGCGCGCGCTGGCCACGAATCCCAAACTGCTGCTGCTGGACGAGCCGGTGGCCGGCATGAACAGCAGCGAAAAAGTCGAGCTGATGGTGGAGATCCGCAACATCAGCGCGCGCGGCTACACAATTTTCATGATTGAACACGACATGCGCTTTGTGATGGGCCTGTGCCAGGACATCGCCGTGCTGAATTTTGGCCGCATCATCGCGCGCGGCACCCCCGACGCGATCCGCAACGACCCGCAGGTGATCGAGGCCTACCTGGGCCGCGAAGAGGACGAAGCCAGCCTGGACGCCACGGGAGCAACCGCATGA
- a CDS encoding ABC transporter substrate-binding protein, translating to MRQKAFANSLLALALAAGFGASAYAADIKIGMAEALSGGAAQYGISIRNGFQLAADEINAAGGVNGDKLQLVIEDEQGKKEEAINVFKKLIFQDKVLMVFGPTLSNSAQAADPIAQAAKTVAFGTSNTADGITSIGDYIFRNSVTEADVLPETLRVAIKHANIKKVAVMYGNDDVFTKSGYDNFKKALEDLKIPVTTTETFAKGDVDFKAQLTKIKAGNPDAIVLSALLAEGAPIMVQARQIGLNVPFIGGNGMNSVKVFTLAKGSSDGLYVGSPWSASNDSAENTSFIKAFQDKFKAAPDQFAAQSYDAMHILVQALKQVKLSGDLAADRSALRNALPNVKWTGATGAFQFHRAVDKAGKPAGYDAQQKAIVSVTKGDKFVIEK from the coding sequence ATGAGACAAAAAGCTTTCGCAAATTCGCTCCTCGCGCTGGCGCTCGCCGCCGGCTTTGGCGCCAGCGCCTACGCGGCCGACATCAAAATCGGTATGGCCGAGGCCCTGTCGGGCGGCGCCGCGCAATACGGCATTTCCATCCGCAACGGCTTCCAGCTCGCTGCCGATGAGATCAATGCCGCGGGTGGCGTGAATGGCGACAAGCTGCAATTGGTGATCGAAGACGAACAGGGCAAGAAAGAAGAAGCCATCAACGTCTTCAAGAAACTGATTTTCCAGGACAAGGTCCTGATGGTGTTCGGCCCCACGCTGTCGAACTCGGCCCAGGCGGCCGACCCGATCGCCCAGGCCGCCAAGACCGTGGCCTTTGGCACCTCGAACACGGCCGACGGCATCACCTCGATTGGTGACTACATCTTTCGCAATTCGGTGACCGAAGCCGACGTGCTGCCCGAGACCCTGCGGGTAGCCATCAAGCACGCCAACATCAAGAAGGTGGCGGTGATGTACGGCAACGATGACGTGTTCACCAAGAGCGGCTACGACAACTTCAAGAAGGCGCTCGAAGACCTGAAGATTCCGGTCACCACGACCGAGACCTTCGCCAAGGGCGACGTCGATTTCAAGGCCCAGTTGACCAAGATCAAGGCCGGTAACCCGGACGCCATCGTGCTGTCGGCACTCCTGGCCGAAGGCGCGCCCATCATGGTGCAGGCGCGTCAGATCGGCCTGAATGTGCCGTTCATCGGTGGCAACGGCATGAACTCGGTCAAGGTGTTCACTCTGGCCAAGGGCAGCTCGGACGGCCTGTACGTGGGCAGCCCCTGGTCGGCCAGCAACGACAGTGCGGAAAACACCAGCTTCATCAAGGCCTTCCAGGACAAGTTCAAGGCAGCGCCCGATCAGTTTGCGGCCCAGTCCTACGACGCCATGCACATCCTGGTGCAGGCGCTCAAGCAGGTCAAGCTCAGCGGCGACCTGGCCGCCGACCGCAGCGCGCTGCGCAATGCGCTGCCCAACGTCAAGTGGACCGGTGCCACCGGCGCCTTCCAGTTCCACCGTGCTGTTGACAAGGCTGGAAAGCCCGCCGGTTATGACGCGCAACAAAAGGCGATCGTCAGCGTGACGAAGGGCGACAAGTTTGTGATCGAGAAATAA
- a CDS encoding DMT family transporter, translating to MQALWMILASLFFASMGVCVKFASSTFNSAELILYRGLIGIAFMWALARTRGISLATRFPGMHAWRSLIGVMSLGAWFYALAHLPLATAMTLNYMSSVWIAAFLVGGSLLLGRVQKQGPLVLTVMLGFVGVVLMLRPTFDHHQAFAGLLGLLSGMSAAFAYMQVMALSRLGEPETRVVFYFSVGSVVAGAAGMMAVGISPWVWPSALWLIPVGVLASLGQLCMTRAYSHGATLVVANLQYSGIVFAAIYSVTLFGDAIPLMGWVGMGLIVVSGIAATVLREHAVPHAPAEEH from the coding sequence ATGCAGGCCCTGTGGATGATTCTTGCGTCGCTGTTTTTTGCCAGCATGGGGGTATGCGTCAAGTTCGCCTCCAGCACCTTCAACAGCGCCGAGCTGATTCTTTACCGCGGCCTGATCGGCATTGCCTTCATGTGGGCGCTGGCCCGCACGCGTGGCATCAGCCTGGCCACGCGCTTCCCCGGCATGCACGCCTGGCGCAGCCTGATCGGCGTGATGTCGCTGGGCGCGTGGTTTTACGCCCTGGCTCACCTGCCGCTGGCCACCGCCATGACACTCAACTACATGAGCAGCGTCTGGATCGCCGCCTTCCTGGTCGGCGGCTCACTGCTGCTGGGCCGGGTGCAGAAGCAGGGTCCGCTGGTGCTGACCGTGATGCTAGGCTTTGTCGGCGTGGTGCTGATGCTGCGCCCCACCTTCGACCACCACCAGGCCTTCGCCGGGCTGCTGGGGCTGCTCTCGGGCATGAGCGCGGCCTTCGCCTACATGCAGGTGATGGCGCTGTCGCGTCTGGGCGAGCCCGAGACGCGCGTGGTGTTCTACTTTTCCGTGGGCTCGGTCGTGGCGGGCGCGGCCGGCATGATGGCGGTCGGCATCTCGCCCTGGGTCTGGCCTTCCGCGCTGTGGCTGATCCCGGTCGGCGTGCTGGCCTCGCTGGGCCAGTTGTGCATGACCCGCGCGTATAGCCATGGCGCCACGCTGGTGGTGGCGAATTTGCAATACTCGGGCATTGTGTTTGCCGCGATCTACAGCGTGACCCTGTTTGGCGATGCCATCCCGCTCATGGGCTGGGTGGGCATGGGCCTGATCGTGGTCAGCGGCATTGCCGCCACCGTGCTGCGCGAGCACGCCGTCCCCCACGCCCCCGCCGAGGAACATTGA
- a CDS encoding branched-chain amino acid ABC transporter permease: MDWFNNFWSIYSNLVLSLGTNALLALSIYLTLACGMLSIANAAFMGIGAYTSALLTMNYGAPFPAVLAAGMAAPALMAFIIGKPTLRLSGVYLAMATLAFGEVVRIALLNAESITGGALGLNGIPQLTQWWHVALALVLTLALLWRLRRSRVGRAFESIKEDETAAGLMGIDVGAYKMLAFVLGAAIAGLAGALNAHLTFFIGPGEYGFDRAVDILTMAILGGISNLTGPVIGAVILTLLPELLRAFKDFRGVVNGFILVLIVLFLPKGIWDPARFRQWFGKRGGRI, encoded by the coding sequence ATGGACTGGTTCAACAACTTCTGGTCGATCTACAGCAACCTGGTGCTCTCGCTGGGCACGAATGCGCTGCTGGCCCTGTCCATCTACCTGACGCTCGCCTGCGGCATGCTGTCCATCGCCAATGCGGCCTTCATGGGCATCGGGGCCTATACCTCGGCGCTGCTGACGATGAACTACGGCGCGCCGTTCCCGGCCGTGCTGGCCGCCGGCATGGCAGCGCCCGCGCTGATGGCCTTCATCATTGGCAAACCCACGCTGCGGCTGTCGGGCGTGTACCTGGCCATGGCGACCTTGGCCTTTGGCGAGGTGGTGCGCATCGCGCTGCTCAACGCAGAATCCATTACGGGCGGCGCGCTCGGACTCAACGGCATCCCGCAACTGACCCAGTGGTGGCACGTGGCGCTGGCCCTGGTGCTCACGCTGGCCCTGCTCTGGCGGCTGCGCCGCTCGCGCGTGGGGCGCGCCTTCGAGTCGATCAAGGAAGACGAAACCGCGGCGGGGCTGATGGGCATCGACGTGGGCGCCTACAAGATGCTGGCGTTCGTATTGGGCGCAGCCATTGCGGGCCTGGCCGGCGCGCTCAACGCGCACCTGACCTTTTTTATCGGCCCGGGCGAATACGGCTTCGACCGCGCGGTGGACATCCTCACCATGGCCATCCTTGGCGGCATCAGCAACCTGACCGGCCCCGTGATCGGCGCCGTGATCCTCACGCTGCTGCCGGAGCTGCTGCGCGCGTTCAAGGACTTCCGGGGCGTCGTGAACGGCTTCATCCTGGTGCTGATCGTGCTGTTCCTGCCCAAGGGCATCTGGGACCCGGCGCGCTTCCGCCAGTGGTTCGGCAAACGCGGGGGGCGCATATGA
- a CDS encoding polyprenyl synthetase family protein, protein MDTRVRPQVVARSAPGFDLRAWSGTHLERVEQALSSWVVMDAPAGLGDAMRYAVLDGGKRLRPLLVLAACEAVNGHTGAALRAACAAELIHAYSLVHDDLPCMDNDVLRRGKPTVHVRFGEAQALLAGDALQALAFELLTPDDGTVSAAVQAALCRLLARSAGYQGMAGGQAIDLASVGLALSEAQLREMHRLKTGALLQGSVLMGAACGVVPVAATAALGEYGAAIGLAFQVVDDILDVTADSATLGKTAGKDAAQDKPTYVSLLGLERSRAYAQALLAQALAALDASGLDTNGQARTHALRALADMVVNRDK, encoded by the coding sequence ATGGACACAAGAGTGAGGCCGCAGGTCGTCGCCCGCAGCGCGCCAGGCTTCGATCTGCGCGCGTGGAGCGGCACGCATCTGGAGAGGGTCGAGCAGGCGCTCTCCAGCTGGGTTGTGATGGACGCACCTGCCGGACTGGGCGACGCGATGCGCTACGCGGTGCTGGACGGCGGCAAGCGGCTTCGCCCGCTGCTGGTGCTGGCGGCCTGCGAAGCCGTGAACGGCCATACCGGCGCGGCACTGCGGGCCGCGTGCGCCGCCGAGCTGATCCATGCCTACTCGCTGGTGCACGATGACCTGCCGTGCATGGACAACGACGTGCTGCGCCGCGGCAAGCCGACGGTGCACGTCCGGTTTGGCGAGGCCCAGGCCTTGCTGGCCGGCGATGCGCTGCAGGCGCTGGCGTTTGAATTGCTCACGCCGGACGATGGCACGGTCAGCGCTGCGGTGCAGGCTGCCCTGTGCCGCCTGCTGGCCCGCTCGGCAGGGTACCAGGGCATGGCCGGCGGCCAGGCGATCGACCTGGCCAGCGTGGGCCTGGCTTTGAGCGAGGCGCAGCTGCGCGAGATGCACCGCCTGAAAACCGGCGCCCTGCTGCAGGGCAGTGTGTTGATGGGTGCCGCCTGCGGTGTCGTCCCGGTGGCTGCCACAGCGGCGCTGGGCGAGTATGGTGCTGCGATCGGGCTGGCGTTTCAGGTGGTGGATGACATCCTGGACGTCACGGCCGACTCGGCCACGCTGGGCAAGACCGCCGGCAAGGACGCGGCGCAGGACAAGCCGACCTATGTGTCGCTGCTCGGGCTGGAACGCTCGCGCGCCTATGCCCAGGCGCTCTTGGCGCAGGCCCTCGCCGCGTTGGATGCCAGCGGACTCGACACCAATGGCCAGGCACGGACCCACGCGCTGCGCGCGCTGGCCGACATGGTCGTGAACAGGGATAAATAA
- a CDS encoding ABC transporter ATP-binding protein, whose protein sequence is MSAVQEVASAAGATTRAPLLQVSGLKVAYGKIEAVKGIDLELHEGQITTLVGANGAGKSTTLLALSGLVKKAAGRVTFDGRDLSKMAPHKIVASGVVQVAEGRATLSTLTVRENLELGAYTRRDKGGRAHDLDYVFNLFPVLKERAGGLAGNLSGGEQQMLAIGRALMAKPRVLLLDEPSMGLAPIIVQDIFRTLREINQAGLTIFLVEQNVRQALKIANRAYVIETGSIVLAGTGRELLVNPRVQEAYLGS, encoded by the coding sequence ATGAGCGCCGTGCAGGAAGTGGCCAGCGCGGCGGGGGCGACAACACGCGCACCTCTCTTGCAGGTCAGCGGCCTCAAGGTCGCCTACGGCAAGATCGAAGCGGTCAAGGGCATCGACCTGGAACTGCACGAGGGCCAGATCACCACGCTGGTGGGCGCGAACGGCGCCGGCAAATCAACCACCCTGCTGGCGCTCTCGGGTCTGGTCAAGAAGGCTGCTGGCCGCGTCACATTCGATGGCCGCGACCTCAGCAAAATGGCGCCGCACAAGATTGTTGCCAGCGGCGTGGTGCAGGTGGCCGAAGGGCGCGCCACTTTGAGCACCCTGACGGTGCGCGAAAACCTGGAACTCGGCGCCTACACGCGGCGCGACAAGGGCGGGCGGGCGCACGACCTCGACTACGTCTTCAACCTGTTCCCCGTGCTCAAGGAGCGCGCCGGCGGCCTGGCGGGCAACCTGTCGGGCGGCGAGCAGCAGATGCTGGCGATTGGCCGGGCCCTGATGGCCAAGCCGCGCGTGCTGCTGCTGGACGAGCCGTCCATGGGGCTGGCACCGATCATCGTGCAGGATATTTTCCGCACCCTGCGCGAGATCAACCAGGCTGGCCTGACCATCTTCCTGGTCGAGCAAAACGTACGCCAGGCGCTCAAAATCGCGAACCGCGCCTACGTGATCGAAACCGGCAGCATCGTGCTCGCCGGCACCGGCCGCGAGCTGCTGGTCAACCCCAGGGTGCAGGAAGCCTACCTGGGCAGCTGA